The sequence below is a genomic window from Marispirochaeta aestuarii.
TGCGTCCCAGGGACAGGATATCCTCATAGACATGGACAGCTTCAAACTGGGCAGCAAGTTCGCGAACAAGATATGGAATGCCGCCCGCTTTCTGCTGATGAACATGGAGGGACGTACCCTGAAATCCCTGGAAGAGTGTGAACTGAACCAGGTTGACCTCTGGATTCTGCATCAGCTGAACGAAGCCGCAGCTACGGTAAACCGCGCCATTACCGGCTATCGCTTTAATGAAGCCGCCCAGGCTGTTTACGAGTTTTTCTGGAACGACTTCTGCGACTGGTACATCGAAGCTTCAAAACTCTCCCTCTATTCGGACGACGAGGCAGAGAGGGACCGGGCGGCAAGCCTGCTGGCGGCCATTCTGGAAGAATCCCTGAGACTGCTGCACCCCTTTGTCTCTTTCCTCACGGAAGAAATCTACCAGAAACTTCCCCTGAAGACGGGAATTCTGATCAGCGCTAAATATCCTGAATACCGCGAAGAGCGCCGCTCGGATGCTACGGTCCGGCAGTTCGGCCTGCTTCAGGACATGATCCGCGGAGTGCGGACCCTTCGCAGCGAATTTACTGTTCCTCCGGAGAAGAAAGTGAGGGTACTGGTTAAGGTCGATCCTGGTTTCCCGGCTGCCGACTTTTTTCAGAACCACAGCGCCCTGGCTAAAAATCTTATGAGTGCCTCAGAACTCGTAATCGGGGATGACATCAGCGTCGAGGAGGGCGCTATCCCTGTGGCGGGAAGCGGCTATGAGAGTTTTGTCTATATCCGGGACGCCATCGATGTGGAAGCAGAAACCGCAAAAATGGAAAAAGAGATAGGCAAGCTGATGAAGCTGATAAAATCCACCGAAGGAAAACTCTCCAACGACAAGTTTATCTCCAATGCCCCGGAAGAGGTTATTGCCAAGGAACGGGAAAAACTGAGCGAGTTTCAGGAACGGAGTACCAAGCTCTCACGCTATATCGAGGAACTGAAGTAGCCGTCGGCGCAGATTCGGGGTATGGGAATGACTACAGGCCTCTATGTCGTAACACTGGCAGTGCTGGGCATATCTTTTTGTAAAGACAGAGAAAAGACGTTCATGGCCTTGAAAAAAGCCTGGAAGGCCTTTGAGAACATCATGCCCCAGTTTCTGGGAGTTCTCATACTTACCGGGATTATGATTGCCGTGCTGAACCCGCGCCTTATATCCCGGATTATAGGGGTCGAGTCCGGCTGGGCCGGTACTGTACTGGCGGCACTGGTGGGAGCCTTGACCCTGATTCCCGGTTTTGTGGCTTTTCCTACTGCTTCCCTGCTTCTTGAGAACGGGGCCGGTTATATGCAGATTGCCGCCTTTGTCTCGGCCCTGATGATGGTGGGGGTCGTTACCTTTCCTGTGGAGATAAGCTATTTCGGAAGAAAAGCCACGGTACTCCGCAACCTTTTCGCCTTCATTTTTACCTTTCTCGTTGCCGGAATAATAGCCTGGGTGCATGCATGGTAAAGCGACTTGTCAGACGCTACCGTTTTTTTCTTACCATGCTTGTTTTGCTGATGCTGCTGTGTGCTTTTAACAGCGGTATGGCCCGCAGGGCGGTTGAGGTAAGCGTTTTCAGTGTGCGGGAGATGCTGCTTATACTACCACCCATCTTTATACTCCTTGGAATGCTCGATGTATGGGTGCCCCGGCACACCATGGTACGCTTTATGGGAAAGGAGTCAGGAATAAAGGGCGTAGTGCTTGCCGTGCTCATCGGGTCGGCGGCAGCAGGACCGCTGTACGGTGCTTTTCCGGTGGCAGCGGTTTTCCTGAAAAAAGGAGCCAGTTTTAAGAATATATTCATATTTCTCGGCGCCTGGTCGACGACCAAAATCCCCATGTTTCTTTTTGAACTGGAGGCCCTCGGCGCACCCTTCGCCCTGACCCGTATGATTGTGAACATTCCCGGAATCATAATAATCGCCCATGTGCTGACCGCGTTTCTGAACAATCATGACCGACTGGAGATTGTCCGCCGGGTGGAGATAATGAACAGGGAGCAGCCGAAGGGGTAAGAACCAGTCAATCCTGCTGATCAGACCAGAGAAAACAGCGTAACAGCGTCCACCCGGTTTCTGCCGCTCATTTTTGCCTGGTACAGGCGCATATCCGCGATCTTGAGCAGGGAGTCCAGATCGGGAAACTCCCTGAAGGATGCAATACCGAAACTGGCGGTGACTTTTTTATTGTGCTGAAATGTATACTCTCCTATGAGGAGCCTCAGGCGCTCCGCTATCCCCTCGGCATGGGGAATATCCGCTTCCGGGCATATAATAAGAAACTCTTCTCCCCCCCAGCG
It includes:
- a CDS encoding permease, coding for MGMTTGLYVVTLAVLGISFCKDREKTFMALKKAWKAFENIMPQFLGVLILTGIMIAVLNPRLISRIIGVESGWAGTVLAALVGALTLIPGFVAFPTASLLLENGAGYMQIAAFVSALMMVGVVTFPVEISYFGRKATVLRNLFAFIFTFLVAGIIAWVHAW
- a CDS encoding permease: MVKRLVRRYRFFLTMLVLLMLLCAFNSGMARRAVEVSVFSVREMLLILPPIFILLGMLDVWVPRHTMVRFMGKESGIKGVVLAVLIGSAAAGPLYGAFPVAAVFLKKGASFKNIFIFLGAWSTTKIPMFLFELEALGAPFALTRMIVNIPGIIIIAHVLTAFLNNHDRLEIVRRVEIMNREQPKG